The Roseomonas gilardii nucleotide sequence AGCGCTTGCTCGCCTATTTCGCCTGGCGGCGCAAGCGGCGCCGGGCCGTGCCCGCCGCAGCCCTGCTGGCCGATCTGCGGGCGGCCGGGGCGGATCATGTGGCCATCACGGGGGACCTGACGAACCTCGCCCTGCCGGGGGAATTCGCGGCCGCGCGGGACTGGCTGGCGGCGCTCGGCCCGCCGGGCGGGGTCACCGTGGTCCCGGGTAACCATGACGCCACCGTGGCCCTGCCCTGGACGGACGGGATCGGGCGCTGGGCGCCCTGGATGGCCGGGGAGACAGCGGGGGAGACGGCCCGCGCGCCCTTCCCTTTCCTGCGGCGGCGCGGGCCGGTCGCGCTGATCGGGCTTTCCTCGGCGGTGCCGACCCTGCCGGGCTCGGCGGCGGGGTGGCTGGGCGCGGCGCAGCTGTCGGCGCTGCCCGGGCTGCTGGATGCGGCGGGGCGCGAGGGGCTGTTCCGGATCGTGATGGTACACCACCCGCCGCTGCCGGGGCCCGGCGGCCGGCGCAAGGCGCTCTCGGACAGGGCGGCGCTGCGCGGGGTGCTGGCGCGGCACGGGGCGGAGCTGGTGCTGCATGGGCACCACCACCGGCCGCTGCGGGGGGAGGTTCCCGGCCCGGGGGCGCCGATCCCGGTGCTGGGCGTGCATCAGGCCCTGGCGGCGGGGCATGGCGGACGGGCAGGCTGGCAGATGCTTCGCATCATGCGCGAGGCGGAGGGTTGGCGCGTGACGGTCGAGCCGCGTGCGCAGGATGCGGCGGACGGGGTGTTCCGGGCCGCGCCCGCCACGGTCCTGCGGATCAGTAGCGCAGGTGGATGGTCATCCGCGACTCCCCAGGCGGCACAGTGAAGCGGACGCTGTCGAAGGAGGGCAGGCCGACCGAGGTGGGCGCGTCGTTGGAGAAGCCGTAGCCCTCGGTCGGCAGGCCGAGCAGGTTGCGGTTGAAGTTATGGTCGTTGTTCTCGTCATGATAGACGGCGATGGCATAGATGCCGGGCTCGGCCAGGGCGAAGCAGGCCTCCGCGGACGTCGTCCGCAGCGGGACGCGCTGGCGGGCGAGATAGGCATGGCTGGCCAGGAAGCGTTCCGGCTTCGGACCATAGACCGTGATGGTGATGTTGCCGGCGACCTTCCGGGCGCCGGTGACGGCAACATGCAGGCGCGGGCCGGCCGGCGCATCGGCGGCGGCGCAGGCGGTGACGCGGGGGCCGTCCTCCGGCCGCGCGGCCGCCGGCTGCGGCGTGGCGAGCGATGCCAGCAACGCGGCGCAGCACCCCAGGCCCCGCAAGGTTCCGGGTGGGCCGGAGACGCGGCGGGGCATGGGGCGGCCGGCATCCGTCTGGCGTCTTCCGGCGACAGGGCGTAGGTGTCTGCGCATGCCCAGTGCCATACCGGATGCCACGCCAAATGCCACGCTGGTCAAGTTCGGCTATCCCGCCACGCTGATCGGCGAGACCCGCTGCTGGACCGTGCTGCTGCGCCCGCAGCAGGTCACGCTCGGGGCCCTGGTCCTCGTGTGCCGCGAGGAAGCGGAGCGCTTCGGCGCGGTGAGCCCCGAGGGTTTCGCCGACCTGCATGCCGCCGTGAGCCGCATCGAGCCCATGCTCCGGGACCTGGTCGGGTATGAGAAGATCAACTACCTCATGCTGATGATGGTGGACCCGGACGTCCATTTCCACGTCATCCCCCGCTATGCCGGGACGAGGACGCATCTCGGCCAGTCCTTTCCGGATGCCGGCTGGCCCGGGCCGCCCGCGCTCGGACAGGCGATGGAGCCGGGGGATGCGGTGCGCGACGACCTGCTGCGCCGCCTCCGCGAGCACTGGGCCTCCGCGCAGGCGTGAGCGCGGCGGTCGAGGCGAAGCGCATCCCGGCGGAAGCCACCCACGGGCCGCCGGCCGGGGGCGGGCTGGTCAGCCGCTACATGCTGCGGCTCCTGGTCCGGCCCCTGGCGGGCACGCTGCTGCTGGTGCTGCCGGCGCTGCTGCTGGAACGGCTGCTGCGGCTCTTCAACCTGCTGGCAGGGGCGGGAAGCCCGGCCGCTTCCATCGCGCAGCTCGTGCTCTACCTGATCCCGCATTACCTGGGTCTGGCGGTGCCGGCGGCGCTGTTCCTGGCGGTCTATGTCGTCGTTTCGCGGCTCAGCCAGAACCACGAGCTGGATGCCTTGCAGGCCTCGGGGCTTTCGCTGGCCTGGCTGTCGCGGCCCTTCCTGGCCGTGGGCCTGGCCTGTGCCCTGCTGGGCGTGGCGCTCTATGGCTATGTGCAGCCGGTCAGCCGCTATGCCTATCGCGCGGCCCTGAGTTCCCTGATGGATGCGGGATGGAACGCGACCCTGGTTCCGGGCGAGTTCGCCCAGATCGGCAAGCGGCTCACCGTCCATGTCGAGCGCCGGGACCCGGAGACGGGACTGCTGCACGGCATCTTCCTGCACCAGCGGCAGCAGGACGGCACCGACGTGCTGACCACCGCCGCCACGGGACGGATGCTGCTGAGCGTGGAAACCAGCGAGCTGCTGCTGGAACTGCAGGACGGGCGGCAGCTCGCGGTGGACCCGCAGGGGCAGGCGCATACGGTGACCTTCTCGGCCTCGGAACAGTCGCGCCCCTTCGTGCGGCGCCTGCCGATCTTCCGGCTGCGCGGCGCGGATGAGCGGGAGATGACGCTGGACGAGCTCTGGACGGGGCGGGAGCGTGCGGATGCGCCCGTGGCGCCGCGCCGCATGGCGGGGGAGCTGCACGCGCGGCTGGTGCGGTCGGCCTCGCTGCTGCTGCTGCCGCTGCTGGCCATGCCGATGGGGCTGGCCGCCAAGCGCTCGCGCCGTTCGGTCGCGATCCTGCTGGGGGCGGCGATCCTCGTGCTCTACCAGCAGGCGCTGCAACTGGCGGAGTCCCTCGGCGCCATCGGGCGGCTCGACGCACCGCTGGCGCTGTGGCTGCTGTTCCTGCTGTTCGCCGCCTTCAGCATCCTGGTCTTCCGGCACAGCAACCTGCATCCGGAGGAAGGCCCGTTCGACCGCATCCTGGCGCGGATGGACGACGCGGCGGCCTGGGCCGGCGGCCTGCTGGCGCGCTGCCTGCCGTGGCGGACGAAGGCCGTGCGCTGATGCTGCCACGGGTGCTGGCGCGCTACCTGACGGGGATCTTCCTGGCCCGGGCCACGGCGGTGCTGCTGGGGCTGGCCGCGTTGCTGCAACTGCTGGACCTGCTCGACAAGGCGGGGGACGTGCTGGCCCGCGGGGGGGTGCCGGATATCGGGCGCTATGCCCTGCTGCGGCTGCCCACCACGCTCGGGCAGCTCGTGCCGCTCGCGGTGCTGGTGGGGGCGATCCTGACCTTCCAGCGGCTCGCCGCCTCGCTGGAGATCACCGCCATGCGGGCCACGGGCCTGGGAAGCTGGCGGATCATGGGGGCGCTGGTCCCCGCCTGTGCCCTGGCGGCCTGCCTGCAGTTCGGCCTCCAGCTCGGCGTGGCGCCGTACAGCGAGCGCGCGCTTTCGGACTGGTGGGACCATCTTGAGGCGCCGGACCGGCCGCTGGCCCTGGATCGCCGGATGTGGCTGCGCGACGGGACGGATGTCCTGGCCGCCGATGCGGTGTCGCCCGACGGCACGGCGCTGTCCGGCGTGCTGCTGGTACGGCGCGACCCCGAGGGCAGGGTCACGCTGCGGATCGGGGCGGATGAGGCGCGGCACGCGGCCGGGGGCTGGCGGCTGACCGGGGCGCGGCTGCTGCGGCCGGGCGAGGAGCGGGAAACGGCGCAGGCCGGGTATGACTGGCCGGAGGGCCCCTCGCCACGGGCGATGCGGGACCTCGCGCGGCCCA carries:
- a CDS encoding metallophosphoesterase family protein; its protein translation is MSFSLAHLSDLHLPVPPGAIHPLSQLAGKRLLAYFAWRRKRRRAVPAAALLADLRAAGADHVAITGDLTNLALPGEFAAARDWLAALGPPGGVTVVPGNHDATVALPWTDGIGRWAPWMAGETAGETARAPFPFLRRRGPVALIGLSSAVPTLPGSAAGWLGAAQLSALPGLLDAAGREGLFRIVMVHHPPLPGPGGRRKALSDRAALRGVLARHGAELVLHGHHHRPLRGEVPGPGAPIPVLGVHQALAAGHGGRAGWQMLRIMREAEGWRVTVEPRAQDAADGVFRAAPATVLRISSAGGWSSATPQAAQ
- a CDS encoding DUF2141 domain-containing protein; translated protein: MPRRVSGPPGTLRGLGCCAALLASLATPQPAAARPEDGPRVTACAAADAPAGPRLHVAVTGARKVAGNITITVYGPKPERFLASHAYLARQRVPLRTTSAEACFALAEPGIYAIAVYHDENNDHNFNRNLLGLPTEGYGFSNDAPTSVGLPSFDSVRFTVPPGESRMTIHLRY
- a CDS encoding HIT family protein; protein product: MPSAIPDATPNATLVKFGYPATLIGETRCWTVLLRPQQVTLGALVLVCREEAERFGAVSPEGFADLHAAVSRIEPMLRDLVGYEKINYLMLMMVDPDVHFHVIPRYAGTRTHLGQSFPDAGWPGPPALGQAMEPGDAVRDDLLRRLREHWASAQA
- a CDS encoding LptF/LptG family permease, yielding MSAAVEAKRIPAEATHGPPAGGGLVSRYMLRLLVRPLAGTLLLVLPALLLERLLRLFNLLAGAGSPAASIAQLVLYLIPHYLGLAVPAALFLAVYVVVSRLSQNHELDALQASGLSLAWLSRPFLAVGLACALLGVALYGYVQPVSRYAYRAALSSLMDAGWNATLVPGEFAQIGKRLTVHVERRDPETGLLHGIFLHQRQQDGTDVLTTAATGRMLLSVETSELLLELQDGRQLAVDPQGQAHTVTFSASEQSRPFVRRLPIFRLRGADEREMTLDELWTGRERADAPVAPRRMAGELHARLVRSASLLLLPLLAMPMGLAAKRSRRSVAILLGAAILVLYQQALQLAESLGAIGRLDAPLALWLLFLLFAAFSILVFRHSNLHPEEGPFDRILARMDDAAAWAGGLLARCLPWRTKAVR
- a CDS encoding LptF/LptG family permease, giving the protein MADEGRALMLPRVLARYLTGIFLARATAVLLGLAALLQLLDLLDKAGDVLARGGVPDIGRYALLRLPTTLGQLVPLAVLVGAILTFQRLAASLEITAMRATGLGSWRIMGALVPACALAACLQFGLQLGVAPYSERALSDWWDHLEAPDRPLALDRRMWLRDGTDVLAADAVSPDGTALSGVLLVRRDPEGRVTLRIGADEARHAAGGWRLTGARLLRPGEERETAQAGYDWPEGPSPRAMRDLARPTDALGLPALLRGKAGEGPVSRGPAYFETRLQAAAAAALVPFLMLLLAMPAAFGLPRQHGGTRRAAVGLALGLGYLVAQGLMIAIGEAGGLGPVPATWSMLPCFAVAGLLCLWREEA